A genome region from Microbacterium sp. CGR2 includes the following:
- a CDS encoding CdaR family transcriptional regulator yields the protein MDKAATLTWLRRISGDIASVTIKRLEDTLPWYADMPPARRSAVGLVAQAGITSFIQWYEDPNSTPWIAADIFAAAPRELLRSVSLQQTLQLIRVTVEVTEERVAGRGNDLREAILLYSRDVAFAAADVYARAAEARGLWDARLEALVVDSILTGEADEELPSRIAALGWHGHGEVAVLVGTTPPQFDVDLVRRTARKLAVDVLIGVQGSRLVLVLGRARIAGQEGEEEELGFQEIATRLEPSFGTGYVVLGPAVAALVDASQSARAALAGFAVARAWRGAPRPVEADDLLPERALAGDPLAKQTLIERIFRPLQEHSTDLVTTLWSYLDNGRSLEATARELFVHPNTVRYRLKRVSEVIGWDATGPREALILQTALILGSIGAADLVRRRPTLRRTPR from the coding sequence ATGGACAAGGCCGCGACCCTCACCTGGCTGCGCCGTATCTCCGGTGACATCGCCTCGGTGACCATCAAGCGGCTGGAAGACACGCTCCCCTGGTACGCCGACATGCCACCGGCCCGCCGCTCTGCGGTCGGGCTGGTGGCGCAGGCGGGCATCACCTCCTTCATCCAGTGGTACGAAGACCCCAACTCCACTCCCTGGATCGCGGCGGACATCTTCGCGGCAGCTCCCCGCGAACTGCTGCGCAGCGTCAGCCTGCAGCAGACTCTGCAGCTCATCCGGGTGACGGTCGAGGTCACCGAAGAGCGTGTCGCCGGACGCGGCAACGACCTCCGCGAGGCGATCCTGCTCTATTCGCGCGATGTCGCCTTCGCAGCAGCCGACGTCTACGCGCGTGCTGCAGAAGCGCGCGGGTTGTGGGATGCGCGACTCGAGGCTCTCGTCGTCGACTCGATCCTGACCGGCGAGGCCGACGAAGAACTCCCCAGCCGGATCGCCGCCCTCGGCTGGCACGGTCACGGTGAGGTCGCGGTGCTCGTGGGCACGACTCCCCCGCAGTTCGACGTGGACCTGGTTCGCCGGACCGCGCGGAAGCTGGCAGTCGACGTGCTCATCGGAGTTCAAGGCTCGCGCCTCGTGCTCGTCCTCGGACGCGCACGCATCGCAGGGCAGGAGGGCGAAGAGGAAGAGCTCGGTTTCCAGGAGATCGCCACGCGCCTCGAGCCGTCGTTCGGCACCGGATACGTCGTTCTCGGTCCCGCCGTCGCCGCACTCGTCGACGCCAGTCAGAGCGCGCGCGCGGCACTCGCCGGTTTCGCTGTCGCACGCGCCTGGCGCGGAGCGCCCCGCCCCGTCGAGGCAGACGACCTGCTGCCGGAACGCGCGCTGGCCGGGGACCCGCTCGCGAAGCAGACGCTCATCGAGCGCATCTTCCGCCCGTTGCAGGAGCACTCGACCGATCTCGTCACGACACTCTGGAGCTACCTCGACAACGGGCGCTCGCTGGAAGCCACCGCTCGTGAGCTCTTCGTGCACCCCAACACCGTCCGCTACCGCCTCAAGCGCGTGAGCGAAGTCATCGGCTGGGATGCCACCGGGCCTCGCGAAGCCCTGATCCTGCAGACCGCGCTGATCCTCGGATCGATCGGTGCGGCGGATCTGGTGCGTCGCCGACCCACGCTGCGCCGAACCCCGCGCTGA
- a CDS encoding ACP S-malonyltransferase: MIVVVCPGQGSQTPGFLAPWLELEGVAERLAAYSEAAEVDLVAHGTVSDADTIRDTRIAQPLIVAASLIAGDALTAKAGRRADGIAGHSVGEIAALVGSGVIDAETGMRLVSIRGRAMADAAAQTPTGMSAVLGGDEEALLERLKDLGLSPANFNGGGQIVVAGELLALEALSTQAVKGTRVVPLQVAGAFHTEYMASAVAALREAVATVTPADPAIPMWTNRDGTVVESGAQALSYLVDQVSSPVRWDLCMASFAERGITGLIELAPAGALVGLAKRGLRGVPTVAVKTPEDLDAAVALLNGEAAA; encoded by the coding sequence GTGATTGTCGTCGTATGCCCAGGTCAGGGCTCGCAGACCCCCGGATTCCTCGCTCCTTGGCTTGAGCTCGAGGGGGTGGCCGAGCGTCTCGCCGCCTACTCCGAGGCTGCGGAGGTCGATCTCGTCGCACACGGCACCGTGTCCGACGCCGACACCATCCGTGACACCCGCATCGCCCAGCCGCTGATCGTCGCAGCCTCGCTGATCGCCGGTGACGCCTTGACGGCGAAGGCAGGCCGCCGCGCCGACGGGATCGCCGGTCACTCGGTGGGCGAGATCGCGGCGCTTGTCGGCAGCGGTGTGATCGATGCCGAGACCGGCATGCGTCTGGTCAGCATTCGTGGTCGCGCGATGGCGGATGCCGCGGCGCAGACCCCGACGGGCATGAGCGCCGTCCTCGGCGGCGACGAGGAAGCGCTCCTCGAGCGGCTCAAAGACCTCGGGCTCTCACCCGCGAACTTCAACGGCGGCGGGCAGATCGTCGTCGCCGGCGAGCTCCTCGCGCTCGAAGCACTCTCGACACAGGCGGTCAAGGGGACTCGCGTCGTCCCGCTGCAGGTGGCCGGCGCCTTCCACACCGAGTACATGGCGTCCGCCGTCGCCGCTCTGCGCGAAGCGGTCGCCACCGTCACACCTGCGGACCCGGCCATCCCGATGTGGACGAACCGCGACGGCACGGTCGTCGAAAGCGGCGCGCAGGCGCTCTCGTACCTGGTCGACCAGGTTTCGTCGCCGGTTCGGTGGGACCTCTGCATGGCGTCCTTCGCCGAGCGCGGCATCACCGGTCTGATCGAACTCGCCCCCGCCGGCGCACTGGTCGGGCTGGCCAAGCGCGGGCTGCGCGGTGTGCCCACCGTCGCCGTGAAGACTCCCGAAGACCTCGACGCAGCCGTCGCGCTGCTGAACGGAGAAGCCGCCGCATGA
- a CDS encoding beta-ketoacyl-ACP synthase III: MTAVLAQHTGPAYTRIYSFGAARGENAVPNDDLIGPIDSSDEWIRQRTGIITRVRADKGTDAIDLATAAASEAIEKAGIPADQVDLVIVATVSNPKQTPSVSAIVADRVGANPAAAYDVNAACAGYAYAIAQADALIKGGAARYALVIGAEKLSDIVDPTDRSISFLLGDGAGAALIGPSETPGIAPAVWGSDGSKADAVGMNGTLTEFRDGEVPWPTLRQEGPTVFRWAVWEMAKVAREALDKAGIEASDLAAFIPHQANMRIIDEFAKQLKLPETTVIARDIETTGNTSAASIPLASHRLMAEHPELSGGLALQIGFGAGLVFAAQVVVLP; encoded by the coding sequence ATGACCGCCGTACTCGCCCAGCACACGGGCCCCGCGTACACGCGCATCTACTCCTTCGGCGCCGCGCGCGGCGAAAACGCCGTCCCCAACGACGATCTGATCGGTCCGATCGACTCCAGCGACGAGTGGATCCGCCAGCGCACGGGCATCATCACCCGGGTGCGTGCAGACAAGGGCACTGACGCGATCGACCTCGCCACGGCCGCAGCGTCCGAAGCCATCGAGAAGGCCGGAATTCCTGCCGACCAGGTCGACCTCGTGATCGTCGCGACCGTCAGCAACCCCAAGCAGACGCCCTCGGTCTCGGCGATCGTCGCCGACCGGGTGGGCGCCAACCCGGCCGCCGCCTATGACGTCAACGCCGCCTGCGCCGGATACGCCTACGCCATCGCTCAGGCCGACGCGCTGATCAAGGGCGGAGCCGCCCGTTACGCCCTCGTCATCGGCGCTGAGAAGCTCTCCGACATCGTCGACCCGACCGACCGGAGCATCTCGTTCCTGCTCGGTGATGGCGCCGGCGCCGCACTCATCGGTCCCAGCGAGACACCCGGGATCGCCCCGGCTGTCTGGGGATCGGACGGATCGAAGGCGGATGCCGTCGGCATGAACGGCACGCTCACCGAGTTCCGCGACGGCGAGGTGCCGTGGCCCACGCTCCGCCAGGAAGGCCCGACAGTCTTCCGCTGGGCGGTGTGGGAGATGGCGAAGGTCGCCCGCGAAGCACTCGACAAGGCCGGGATCGAGGCATCCGACCTCGCAGCCTTCATCCCCCACCAGGCGAACATGCGCATCATCGACGAGTTCGCCAAGCAGCTGAAGCTTCCCGAGACCACGGTGATCGCGCGCGACATCGAGACGACCGGGAACACGTCTGCGGCATCCATCCCGCTCGCCAGCCACCGTCTGATGGCTGAGCACCCCGAGCTCTCCGGCGGCCTCGCCTTGCAGATCGGCTTCGGCGCGGGGCTCGTCTTCGCCGCACAGGTCGTCGTCCTCCCCTGA
- a CDS encoding acyl carrier protein, with translation MAFTNDEVLAGLAELITDETGINASEVAPEKSFTDDLDIDSISMMTIVVNAEEKFGVTIPDDEVKNLKTVGDAVNFIVAGQE, from the coding sequence ATGGCTTTCACCAACGATGAGGTCCTCGCCGGCCTCGCAGAGCTCATCACCGACGAGACCGGCATCAACGCCTCCGAGGTCGCCCCGGAGAAGTCGTTCACCGACGACCTCGACATCGACTCGATCTCGATGATGACGATCGTCGTCAACGCCGAGGAGAAGTTCGGCGTCACCATTCCCGACGACGAGGTCAAGAACCTCAAGACGGTCGGCGACGCAGTCAACTTCATCGTCGCAGGCCAGGAGTAA
- a CDS encoding beta-ketoacyl synthase: MTKRIVVTGIGATSAIGGTAPDNWTNLLAGMSGTRTLEHDWVQEYELPVTFAAEAIVRPEEVLPRHEAKRLDPSSQFALIAAREAWEDAGSPEVDPERLGVDFATGIGGLWTLLDAWDTLREKGPRRVMPLTVPMLMPNAAAGNLSLQFHARAYAQTVVSACASSTESVIHAFHHLQEGLADVVIAGGAESAIHPITMASFASAQALSRRNDDPQHASRPGAIDRDGFVMGEGAAVLILETEDHAKARGAKIYGYVLGGGVTADAYHITGNDPEGKGAARAVTHALEEAGVTADQVTHINAHATSTPVGDPNEYVALKRVFGDRLDEIPVSATKASTGHLLGGTGALEAIFALLALRDRVAPPTINMTEPDPAVPFRLSGEPMPLGDGPQVAISNSFGFGGHNAVAVFASAD, encoded by the coding sequence ATGACCAAGCGCATCGTCGTCACCGGCATCGGCGCCACGTCCGCCATCGGCGGGACCGCCCCGGACAACTGGACCAACCTGCTCGCAGGAATGTCCGGGACCCGCACCCTCGAGCACGACTGGGTTCAGGAGTATGAACTCCCCGTCACCTTCGCCGCCGAGGCGATCGTCCGACCCGAAGAGGTCCTGCCCCGCCACGAGGCGAAGCGGCTCGACCCCTCCTCTCAGTTCGCTCTGATCGCCGCACGCGAGGCGTGGGAGGATGCCGGGTCACCCGAGGTCGACCCGGAGCGCCTCGGTGTCGACTTCGCCACCGGTATCGGCGGCCTCTGGACTCTCCTGGACGCCTGGGACACCCTGCGCGAGAAGGGTCCGCGTCGCGTCATGCCGCTGACCGTTCCGATGCTGATGCCGAACGCTGCAGCCGGGAACCTCTCACTCCAGTTCCATGCTCGCGCTTACGCGCAGACCGTCGTGAGCGCATGCGCTTCGAGCACCGAATCCGTCATCCACGCCTTCCATCACCTGCAGGAAGGCCTCGCCGACGTCGTGATCGCGGGTGGCGCCGAATCGGCGATCCACCCGATCACCATGGCCTCGTTCGCGTCCGCTCAGGCGCTGTCCCGGCGCAACGACGACCCGCAGCACGCGTCTCGCCCAGGAGCCATCGACCGCGACGGCTTCGTCATGGGCGAGGGTGCCGCCGTGCTGATCCTCGAGACCGAGGATCACGCGAAGGCCCGTGGTGCCAAGATCTACGGCTACGTGCTCGGTGGCGGTGTGACCGCTGACGCCTACCACATCACCGGGAACGACCCCGAGGGCAAGGGCGCTGCCCGTGCTGTGACCCACGCCCTCGAAGAGGCCGGCGTCACCGCCGATCAGGTCACCCACATCAACGCGCACGCCACCTCGACGCCCGTGGGAGACCCCAACGAGTACGTCGCGCTCAAGCGCGTGTTCGGCGATCGTCTCGATGAGATCCCCGTCTCCGCCACGAAGGCCTCGACCGGCCACCTGCTCGGTGGCACTGGCGCACTCGAGGCGATCTTCGCCCTCCTCGCGCTGCGCGACCGCGTCGCGCCGCCGACGATCAACATGACCGAGCCCGACCCCGCGGTGCCGTTCCGCCTCTCCGGCGAGCCGATGCCGCTCGGTGACGGACCGCAGGTGGCGATCAGCAACTCATTCGGCTTCGGCGGGCACAACGCCGTCGCCGTCTTCGCCAGCGCGGACTGA
- a CDS encoding YitT family protein, with translation MHLRSLFLPVTATSRRDLAERIVQLLVGLFLYGVALGLMVRGGIGVAPWDVLALGVSGQSGIGYGTITVLVSVVVLLLWIPLRQRAGVGTLLNALLVGPFADLTLAVVPAPPSIWVGAPMFAVGLVLLAFATGLYIAASFGPGPRDGLMTGLVRVTGWRVWIVRTLIEGSVLLVGFLLGGPVGVGTVLFALGVGPLIGWFLPRITRLREERSRRLAPTASR, from the coding sequence ATGCACCTGCGCTCCCTCTTCCTTCCGGTCACCGCTACGAGTCGCCGGGACCTCGCCGAGCGCATCGTCCAGCTCCTCGTCGGGCTCTTCCTCTACGGCGTGGCGCTGGGCCTGATGGTGCGTGGCGGGATCGGTGTCGCACCGTGGGATGTGCTTGCCCTCGGGGTCTCCGGGCAGTCCGGGATCGGGTACGGAACGATCACGGTTCTCGTCTCCGTGGTCGTGCTGCTGCTGTGGATTCCGTTGCGCCAGCGCGCCGGCGTCGGCACCCTCCTCAACGCGCTGCTGGTCGGGCCTTTTGCCGATCTGACGCTCGCCGTGGTCCCGGCGCCGCCGTCGATCTGGGTCGGCGCACCCATGTTCGCGGTGGGGCTCGTGCTGCTGGCGTTCGCCACCGGCCTGTACATCGCCGCGAGTTTCGGACCGGGTCCACGCGATGGCCTGATGACCGGACTGGTCCGCGTCACCGGATGGAGAGTGTGGATCGTTCGCACGCTGATCGAGGGCAGCGTCTTGCTCGTCGGCTTCCTGCTGGGTGGCCCGGTCGGAGTCGGCACGGTTCTCTTCGCCCTGGGAGTCGGGCCGCTCATCGGCTGGTTCCTGCCTCGCATCACGCGGCTCCGGGAAGAGCGCTCCCGCCGGCTCGCTCCTACCGCGTCGCGGTGA
- a CDS encoding PLP-dependent aminotransferase family protein, whose translation MASRLVEQLGAQNAAGATAAALAGQIRALILDGRLTVGERLPSERALALELQRSRSTMTRVYSLLERDGYVTRLHGGSTRVTLPHRDALTYDTEVDSAIDLSIAAMDSTPGLYDATVRSLPRLAALRNTSGYSLRGLPELREAVAQRFIQRGVPTSANDIIITSGALNAVNLVLATIARRGERALVEQPTFPHALDALRRNGYRLLPTPVGGDGWDTGHLTDLLLRAKPLVGYLIPDFHNPTGATMTDADRERIAATARASGTRLIVDETTSELDIDRGWTPLPLAAFSPEIVTVGSMSKIAWGGLRLGWIRAERSLIDRLLAVRPSFELGTALLDQCIAVELLDEMPALTEHVRTRLHAGRAAVAAGLADIGDLQFPRTPGGLSSWIDLGAPISTRLSLAARDRRLIAPPGPRFSTGGVLERYLRIPITHPPERTTEAMARLQQAWNDVREGASARPAEATHAPVI comes from the coding sequence ATGGCATCGCGATTGGTGGAACAGCTCGGCGCACAGAACGCCGCCGGCGCCACGGCCGCCGCGCTCGCAGGGCAGATCCGCGCGTTGATCCTCGACGGCCGACTCACCGTGGGTGAAAGGCTGCCCAGCGAACGCGCTCTCGCCCTGGAACTCCAGCGGTCACGCTCGACCATGACCCGCGTCTACAGTCTGCTCGAACGCGACGGCTACGTCACGCGCCTGCACGGCGGGAGCACGCGGGTCACGCTTCCACACCGAGACGCGCTGACCTACGACACCGAGGTCGACTCCGCCATCGATCTGTCGATCGCGGCCATGGACTCGACTCCCGGGCTGTACGACGCGACGGTGCGATCCCTCCCCCGACTCGCGGCCCTCCGCAACACGAGCGGATACTCGCTCCGCGGACTCCCTGAGCTCCGCGAGGCGGTCGCGCAGCGCTTCATCCAACGCGGAGTTCCGACATCGGCGAACGACATCATCATCACGTCCGGCGCCCTGAACGCCGTCAATCTGGTGCTGGCGACGATCGCCCGACGAGGAGAGCGGGCCCTCGTCGAACAGCCCACCTTCCCGCACGCTCTCGATGCGCTGCGTCGCAACGGCTATCGACTCCTGCCGACCCCCGTCGGCGGTGACGGGTGGGATACCGGCCACCTCACTGACCTGCTGCTGCGCGCGAAGCCCCTGGTCGGCTATCTGATCCCCGATTTCCACAACCCGACCGGGGCGACGATGACGGATGCCGACCGCGAGCGGATCGCCGCAACCGCGCGCGCGTCGGGGACGCGCCTGATCGTCGATGAGACCACCTCCGAACTCGACATCGATCGCGGATGGACGCCGCTCCCCCTCGCCGCCTTCAGTCCCGAGATCGTCACGGTCGGCTCGATGTCGAAGATCGCCTGGGGAGGTCTGCGGCTCGGGTGGATCCGCGCAGAACGATCCCTCATCGACCGCCTGCTTGCCGTTCGCCCCTCATTCGAGCTCGGCACCGCGCTGCTCGATCAGTGCATCGCCGTGGAGCTCCTCGATGAGATGCCGGCCCTCACCGAGCATGTTCGAACGCGGCTGCACGCCGGACGCGCGGCCGTCGCCGCCGGGCTCGCCGATATCGGCGACCTGCAGTTCCCGCGCACACCGGGCGGCCTGTCGTCCTGGATCGATCTCGGCGCACCGATCTCGACGCGCCTCTCGCTTGCCGCACGCGATCGCCGCCTGATCGCTCCTCCCGGCCCGCGCTTCTCCACGGGCGGGGTTCTCGAGCGGTACCTGCGCATTCCCATCACGCATCCGCCGGAGAGGACCACCGAGGCGATGGCGCGGTTGCAGCAGGCGTGGAACGACGTCAGAGAAGGCGCGTCCGCTCGCCCCGCCGAGGCGACGCACGCGCCCGTGATCTGA
- a CDS encoding DUF3145 domain-containing protein — MATAYARGVVFIHSAPRALCPHLEWAVGRAIGRAVNFDWTEQPVLEGSRRAEFYWDGPVGTGAALATAIRGWEHLRFEVTEDPTPRSDGGRWLHTPDLGIHYAQTDAAGNIVIGEDRIRYAMEIAAGSAVELQRELDIALGSAWDEELESFRHASDDARVVWLHKVG; from the coding sequence ATGGCGACGGCTTACGCACGCGGAGTGGTGTTCATCCACTCTGCGCCTCGCGCGCTCTGCCCGCACCTGGAATGGGCGGTAGGTCGCGCTATCGGGCGAGCGGTGAACTTCGACTGGACCGAGCAACCGGTCCTCGAGGGTTCTCGTCGCGCCGAGTTCTATTGGGACGGTCCCGTCGGCACGGGCGCCGCCCTGGCGACCGCGATCCGCGGGTGGGAGCACCTGCGTTTCGAAGTCACGGAAGACCCGACGCCCCGGAGCGACGGTGGCCGTTGGCTGCACACGCCCGACCTCGGCATCCACTATGCCCAGACGGATGCTGCGGGCAACATCGTCATCGGCGAGGATCGCATCCGCTATGCGATGGAGATCGCCGCGGGGAGTGCGGTCGAGTTGCAGCGCGAACTGGACATCGCCCTCGGCTCCGCCTGGGACGAGGAGCTGGAGTCCTTCCGCCACGCCAGCGACGACGCACGCGTCGTCTGGCTGCACAAGGTCGGCTGA
- a CDS encoding DUF262 domain-containing protein, giving the protein MSTATNVEATAVNTIEWLAGGTGTIVVPVYQRQYRWDIGGCERLLSDVRAVAAHDDAHRHFIGSILSAEDGVESVGDLILIDGQQRITTLMLLVAALHHAVRDTDPATAAELERVLVRSDGTRRTTLRPHDAWAELYESVVLDRRDDTDRESRFDDNYAFFRSQIHVDEVPTIWRGLQKLEHVSITLGAEANAQQIFESLNSTGEPLRDHELIHNYILMGLTHTEQLDVEARFWVPIEQHTGQAIGAFWRHYLVLMTGREVASNGEHGVYSAFRQQFPRVDVAHLQADAETWRHYAEIYGILLDPAREADPEISRQLRYVNTFGRSSYPLVMSAYSDHSRGIIDRAELIETLEWLQALYLRRTLVNLPPERLIARLCRARSAGHDALARAFARITPSDERVSAVLKYSELPHAAYVLGRLEGVDDTDAFDVEHIVPTVPGDAWSGDGVRAWNEYTEDEQNSHRALAPTLGNLTLLEQPLTERVFGASYPVKRVDAYARSSVPATRALAETDSWGTAAITQRTVALTADLVRIWARPALPEIDDDGLTPILDAVRRRGWPAGWEREFDYVEYRGERWEVYDVKHLFNRVFRRAWTDTRDAALTYCAEHGGPIYDARAWKGQWDELDESHFLYMGWDSNYMMSAVQGVLEESGIAAEVFVKYSYIGNVM; this is encoded by the coding sequence ATGAGCACCGCGACCAACGTCGAGGCGACAGCAGTCAACACGATCGAGTGGCTCGCGGGCGGAACCGGCACCATCGTGGTGCCGGTGTACCAGCGCCAGTACCGCTGGGACATCGGCGGGTGTGAGCGGCTGCTGTCCGATGTCCGGGCCGTCGCTGCACACGACGACGCCCACCGACACTTCATCGGATCGATCCTGTCCGCCGAGGACGGCGTCGAATCCGTCGGAGACCTGATCCTCATCGACGGGCAGCAGCGCATCACCACTCTGATGCTGCTCGTCGCGGCTCTCCACCACGCCGTCCGCGATACCGACCCCGCCACGGCAGCAGAACTCGAGCGCGTCCTCGTCCGCTCAGACGGCACGCGCCGCACGACACTGCGCCCCCACGACGCTTGGGCCGAGCTCTACGAGTCCGTGGTGCTGGACCGACGCGACGACACCGACCGCGAGTCCCGGTTCGATGACAACTACGCCTTCTTCCGCAGTCAGATCCACGTCGACGAGGTCCCCACGATCTGGCGCGGGCTGCAGAAGCTCGAACACGTGTCGATCACACTCGGCGCCGAGGCGAACGCGCAGCAGATCTTCGAGAGCCTGAACTCCACCGGCGAACCGCTTCGGGATCACGAGCTCATCCACAACTACATCCTGATGGGGCTCACCCACACGGAGCAGCTCGATGTCGAAGCCCGCTTCTGGGTGCCGATCGAACAGCACACGGGCCAGGCCATCGGCGCGTTCTGGCGGCACTATCTCGTACTCATGACAGGTCGCGAGGTCGCATCGAACGGCGAGCACGGTGTCTACAGCGCGTTCCGGCAGCAGTTCCCCCGCGTGGACGTCGCCCATCTGCAGGCCGACGCGGAGACGTGGCGCCACTACGCCGAGATCTACGGCATCCTGCTCGATCCCGCACGGGAAGCCGACCCCGAGATCTCCCGCCAGCTGCGTTATGTGAACACCTTCGGCAGGTCCTCCTACCCGCTGGTGATGAGCGCGTACAGCGACCACTCGCGCGGGATCATCGACCGGGCGGAACTGATCGAGACGCTGGAATGGCTCCAGGCGCTCTACCTTCGGCGCACCCTGGTCAACCTGCCTCCCGAACGCCTCATCGCCCGGCTGTGCCGTGCGCGCTCCGCCGGACATGACGCCCTGGCGCGCGCGTTCGCGCGGATCACACCGTCCGACGAGCGCGTGAGCGCGGTCCTGAAGTACAGTGAACTCCCCCACGCCGCCTACGTCCTCGGAAGGCTCGAAGGCGTCGATGACACCGATGCCTTCGACGTCGAGCACATCGTGCCGACAGTGCCCGGCGATGCCTGGTCAGGCGACGGCGTGCGCGCGTGGAACGAGTACACGGAAGACGAACAGAACAGTCACCGTGCGCTCGCACCCACGCTCGGCAACCTCACCCTCCTCGAGCAGCCGTTGACGGAGCGCGTCTTCGGAGCTTCCTACCCGGTCAAGCGAGTCGACGCCTATGCGCGCAGCTCCGTGCCCGCCACGCGGGCACTCGCCGAGACCGACAGCTGGGGCACCGCAGCGATCACGCAGCGCACCGTCGCCCTCACCGCCGACCTCGTGCGCATCTGGGCGCGGCCGGCCCTGCCGGAGATCGACGATGACGGGTTGACGCCGATCCTGGACGCCGTGCGCCGTCGAGGGTGGCCGGCCGGCTGGGAGCGGGAGTTCGACTATGTCGAGTACCGCGGGGAGCGTTGGGAGGTCTACGACGTCAAGCACCTCTTCAATCGGGTGTTCCGCCGCGCCTGGACCGACACGAGAGATGCCGCCCTCACATACTGCGCAGAGCACGGAGGGCCGATCTATGACGCCAGGGCGTGGAAGGGGCAGTGGGACGAGCTCGACGAAAGCCACTTCCTCTACATGGGCTGGGACTCGAACTACATGATGTCTGCCGTGCAGGGCGTTCTGGAGGAATCCGGCATCGCGGCGGAGGTCTTCGTGAAGTACTCCTACATAGGAAACGTGATGTGA
- a CDS encoding alpha/beta fold hydrolase, producing the protein MAPTRTRRLLDLTVDEHTLTVPLVWDDPADPRTIDIFSTVVSREGGETLPFLVFLQGGPGHEAPRPFHSSTSPAWLDEALAHYRVVLLDQRGTGRSTPVGDEELARGASAVAEHLTHLRADAIVGDCEALREHLGAPTWSVFGQSFGGFTTLAYLSTHSAALDDVFITGGLSAVGRHPDDVYALCYDKMRAASERYYRRFPEHRDTMRRLVDLADAGDIVLPDGEILSPSRLRSVGSALGTNDGWQTVWSLLEKDPRSNAFRYDLMHAMPYSGRNPLYFAFHETSYADGHATRWSAERTEPSDFRDDPTLFTGEHIRREWTETVPAFRPWRDVVLELADVEWPRLYDADTIAASGASGAAAVYVNDVYVPMEFSLETARLLPNVHLWVTSEHEHNGVRSGPVLTHLIDLARDRRIR; encoded by the coding sequence ATGGCTCCGACCCGAACCCGCCGACTGCTGGACCTGACCGTCGACGAGCACACGCTCACCGTTCCGCTCGTCTGGGACGACCCGGCCGACCCGCGTACGATCGACATCTTCTCGACGGTCGTCTCCCGCGAAGGCGGAGAGACGCTTCCGTTCCTCGTCTTCCTGCAGGGAGGTCCCGGCCACGAGGCACCGCGACCGTTCCATTCCTCGACGTCGCCGGCGTGGCTCGACGAAGCGCTCGCCCACTACCGCGTGGTGCTGCTCGACCAGCGCGGCACCGGACGATCGACCCCGGTGGGCGACGAGGAGCTCGCCCGTGGCGCCTCCGCGGTCGCAGAACATCTCACGCACCTGCGCGCCGACGCGATCGTCGGAGACTGTGAGGCTCTGCGGGAGCACCTGGGCGCACCGACGTGGAGCGTCTTCGGTCAGTCGTTCGGAGGCTTCACCACTCTCGCGTACCTGTCGACCCACTCCGCCGCGCTGGACGATGTCTTCATCACCGGAGGCCTCAGCGCCGTCGGGCGGCATCCTGACGATGTCTACGCGCTCTGCTACGACAAGATGCGCGCAGCATCCGAACGGTACTACCGACGTTTCCCCGAGCATCGTGACACGATGCGTCGGCTGGTCGACCTCGCTGACGCGGGCGACATCGTGCTTCCCGACGGCGAGATCCTCTCACCGTCGCGCCTGCGCTCGGTAGGCTCTGCCCTCGGCACGAACGACGGATGGCAGACGGTGTGGTCCCTGTTGGAGAAGGACCCCCGCTCGAATGCGTTCCGCTACGACCTCATGCACGCGATGCCCTACAGCGGACGCAATCCCCTGTATTTCGCCTTCCATGAGACGAGCTACGCGGACGGACACGCGACACGGTGGTCGGCTGAGCGCACGGAGCCCTCGGACTTCCGCGACGACCCCACCCTCTTCACGGGCGAGCACATCCGTCGCGAGTGGACGGAGACCGTCCCGGCGTTCCGGCCGTGGCGCGATGTCGTGCTGGAGCTGGCGGACGTCGAGTGGCCGCGCCTCTACGACGCCGACACGATCGCCGCATCCGGAGCATCCGGCGCGGCAGCCGTCTACGTGAACGATGTGTATGTGCCGATGGAGTTCTCCCTCGAGACTGCCCGACTCCTGCCGAACGTGCACCTCTGGGTCACCAGCGAGCACGAGCACAACGGGGTTCGTTCGGGTCCGGTCTTGACGCATCTGATCGACCTCGCTCGCGATCGACGTATCCGCTGA
- a CDS encoding type B 50S ribosomal protein L31: MKTDIHPDYQAVVFRDLGSGETFLTRSTVSSDKKIELDGVEYPVIDVEISSASHPFYTGKQRIMDSAGRVEKFNQRFKGFGGSK; encoded by the coding sequence ATGAAGACTGACATTCACCCCGACTACCAGGCCGTCGTGTTCCGCGACCTCGGCTCGGGCGAGACGTTCCTCACCCGCTCGACCGTGTCGAGCGACAAGAAGATCGAACTCGATGGCGTGGAGTACCCCGTCATCGACGTCGAGATCTCCTCGGCTTCGCACCCGTTCTACACGGGCAAGCAGCGCATCATGGACTCGGCCGGCCGCGTCGAGAAGTTCAACCAGCGCTTCAAGGGCTTCGGCGGCTCCAAGTAA